One region of Skermanella mucosa genomic DNA includes:
- a CDS encoding VTT domain-containing protein, with protein MPQPEPRRNCPVPDPLDTSPPVLRPGATCWRLEHADRVAFIIDAADYYSAVKSAMLKARHSIILLGWDFDTRIGLESGPADPKVPNRFGEFLERLVETRPNLRIHVLKWDFSMIFALEREIFPTALLDLMTHTRVSFRLDGEHPAGACHHQKLVVIDDALAFCGGIDITANRWDTSEHRDHDIRRRRPNGDLYDPFHDMMMAVDGKAAAALGELARYRWHRGTGEPAMPPATVPSDPWPDRLRADLRDVEVGIARTLPRHGDQAEAREVEALYVASIAAARHLIYIESQYFTAECVGQALLSRLGAPDGPEIVVVTPLNCPGWLEEELMGRARRHLVDRLRQADTYGKFAIFGAVTPAGVPVTIHSKTMVVDDTLMRIGSSNLNNRSMGFDTECDLAVEAVPGHAGCEARRKAIRRYRDRLLAEHLGASRDAVAAKVAETGSLLETIRHFHDPNGRRLEPVTVDDVAGVDSFIAEIHLFDPEKPVTAEELTRRIMPDLEKPTPRLKFGLAVGVLALLLAGLAALWRFTGLSELATVDGVLDWAQGVADMPLGPLIGVAVYVLGGFVMFPVMVLIAATAIVLGPVWGFATALCGCLASAAVLFGVGRYGGRRWVRRFGGRFVNRISRRLADRGILAVAVIRVIPVAPFSVVNVVAGASHLRFTDYIIGTAIGMAPGVLAFSLLGSQLERTLREPTPASIGIAVGIALVAASLGWIANKLLGGRAKPGPTRKGEAATTARTGASKA; from the coding sequence ATGCCGCAGCCCGAGCCCCGCCGAAACTGTCCCGTTCCAGACCCGCTCGACACGTCGCCGCCGGTACTTCGGCCCGGCGCCACCTGCTGGCGCCTGGAACATGCCGACAGGGTCGCCTTCATCATCGACGCCGCCGACTATTACAGCGCGGTCAAGTCGGCGATGCTGAAGGCGCGGCACTCCATCATCCTGCTCGGCTGGGACTTCGACACGCGCATCGGGCTGGAGAGCGGCCCGGCCGACCCCAAGGTGCCCAACCGGTTCGGCGAATTCCTGGAGCGGCTGGTGGAGACCCGGCCGAATCTCCGGATCCATGTGCTGAAGTGGGACTTCTCCATGATCTTCGCGCTGGAACGCGAGATCTTCCCGACCGCCCTCCTGGACCTGATGACCCACACGCGGGTCTCGTTCCGGCTGGACGGCGAGCACCCCGCCGGCGCTTGCCACCACCAGAAGCTGGTCGTGATCGACGACGCGCTGGCCTTCTGCGGCGGCATCGACATCACGGCGAACCGCTGGGACACCAGCGAGCACCGGGACCACGACATCAGGCGCCGGCGGCCCAACGGCGACCTGTACGACCCGTTCCACGACATGATGATGGCGGTGGACGGGAAGGCCGCGGCGGCGCTGGGCGAACTGGCCCGCTACCGCTGGCACCGCGGCACCGGCGAGCCGGCGATGCCCCCGGCCACGGTCCCGTCGGACCCCTGGCCCGACCGGCTCCGCGCCGACCTGCGCGACGTCGAGGTCGGCATCGCCCGCACCCTGCCCCGCCATGGCGACCAGGCCGAGGCGCGGGAGGTCGAGGCGCTCTACGTCGCCTCCATCGCCGCCGCCAGGCACCTGATCTACATCGAAAGCCAGTACTTCACCGCGGAATGCGTCGGACAGGCGCTGCTGTCCCGGCTGGGCGCCCCCGACGGGCCGGAGATCGTCGTGGTCACCCCGCTGAACTGCCCCGGCTGGCTGGAGGAGGAGCTGATGGGCCGGGCGCGGCGCCATCTGGTCGACCGGCTGCGCCAAGCGGACACCTACGGCAAGTTCGCCATCTTCGGCGCGGTCACGCCGGCCGGGGTGCCGGTGACGATCCATTCCAAGACCATGGTGGTGGACGACACGCTGATGCGGATCGGCTCGTCCAACCTGAACAACCGGTCCATGGGGTTCGACACCGAATGCGACCTGGCGGTCGAGGCGGTTCCCGGCCATGCCGGCTGCGAGGCACGGCGCAAGGCGATCCGCCGTTACCGCGACCGGCTGCTGGCGGAGCACCTGGGAGCCTCCCGCGACGCCGTCGCGGCCAAGGTCGCCGAAACCGGTTCCCTGCTGGAGACGATCCGGCATTTCCACGACCCGAATGGCCGCCGCCTGGAACCGGTGACCGTGGATGATGTTGCCGGTGTCGACAGCTTCATCGCCGAGATCCACCTGTTCGACCCGGAGAAGCCGGTAACCGCAGAGGAACTGACCCGCCGGATCATGCCCGACCTTGAAAAGCCGACACCGCGCCTGAAGTTCGGACTGGCCGTCGGGGTTCTGGCCCTGCTGCTGGCGGGGCTCGCCGCCCTGTGGCGCTTCACCGGCCTGAGCGAACTCGCGACCGTGGACGGCGTGCTGGACTGGGCCCAGGGCGTGGCTGACATGCCGCTGGGACCGCTGATCGGCGTGGCCGTCTATGTGCTCGGCGGGTTCGTGATGTTCCCCGTGATGGTGCTGATCGCCGCGACGGCCATCGTGCTGGGCCCCGTCTGGGGGTTCGCCACCGCCCTTTGCGGCTGCCTCGCCAGCGCCGCCGTCCTGTTCGGGGTCGGCCGGTACGGCGGCCGGCGCTGGGTGCGGCGTTTCGGGGGCCGCTTCGTCAACAGGATCAGCCGGAGGCTCGCCGACCGGGGAATTCTGGCGGTCGCGGTGATCCGGGTCATACCGGTCGCACCGTTCAGCGTGGTCAATGTGGTGGCGGGGGCGTCCCATCTGCGGTTCACTGACTATATCATCGGGACGGCGATCGGCATGGCGCCGGGAGTGCTGGCGTTCAGCCTGCTCGGCAGCCAGCTCGAACGGACCCTGCGGGAACCCACTCCGGCCAGCATCGGGATCGCCGTCGGCATCGCGCTGGTGGCGGCCAGCCTGGGATGGATCGCGAACAAGCTGTTGGGCGGACGGGCGAAGCCGGGTCCGACGCGCAAGGGTGAAGCGGCAACGACAGCAAGGACGGGGGCAAGTAAAGCGTGA